The following are encoded together in the Vigna unguiculata cultivar IT97K-499-35 chromosome 2, ASM411807v1, whole genome shotgun sequence genome:
- the LOC114174409 gene encoding uncharacterized protein LOC114174409 produces MAGGRGRRIGANNSADEIAHAIHRLVDAMQPQQVVLPQPAPRPVSMDDFMRHKPAKFNGKATPDDADAWIRECEKIFRVLGCSDEQKLACATFLLVSDAEYWWVGMQQQMGTREEEVSWENFKKRFLEKYFPDSAKHEREAEFLTLQQGNMTVQAYVNRFEYLARFYTQNITEEWRCQKFERGLRHELLRVLVPLRIREFPLLVEQAKSVEQLEMGPSRVARP; encoded by the coding sequence ATGGCTGGTGGAAGAGGTAGAAGAATTGGTGCCAATAACTCAGCTGATGAAATTGCCCATGCTATTCACCGATTGGTTGACGCTATGCAGCCGCAACAGGTGGTGCTACCACAGCCTGCACCACGACCTGTTAGCATGGACGATTTCATGAGGCACAAACCAGCCAAATTCAATGGCAAGGCCACTCCTGATGACGCAGATGCGTGGATCAGGGAGTGCGAGAAGATATTCCGTGTACTAGGCTGCTCAGATGAACAGAAGCTGGCCTGTGCCACCTTTCTCTTGGTGAGTGATGCAGAATACTGGTGGGTTGGCATGCAGCAACAGATGGGAACTAGGGAGGAGGAAGTGAGCTGGGAGAATTTCAAAAAGAGATTCCTGGAAAAGTATTTTCCAGATAGTGCTAAACATGAGAGGGAGGCTGAGTTCTTGACCTTACAGCAGGGCAATATGACTGTACAGGCTTACGTTAACCGATTTGAATATCTGGCGCGGTTTTACACACAAAATATCACAGAGGAATGGCGTTGTCAAAAATTTGAGAGGGGTCTACGACATGAACTGCTTAGGGTTCTGGTGCCACTCAGGATCCGAGAGTTTCCCCTCTTAGTGGAACAAGCGAAAAGTGTGGAACAATTAGAGATGGGGCCTAGTCGAGTAGCCAGACCGTAG